In Alteromonas sp. V450, the following proteins share a genomic window:
- a CDS encoding YbaN family protein — MKKVVYLILGLFLTLLGIVGAFLPVMPTTVFLIGALFCFTKSSPRLENWLLQHPIYGPSLIAWRKHGAISKKVKCIACCSMLVSFILVCLFASMPIPAYIGIGVFMGVGAYFVVTRPNIPAV; from the coding sequence ATGAAAAAAGTAGTGTATTTAATACTTGGGCTGTTTTTAACGCTACTTGGCATTGTAGGCGCGTTTTTACCAGTAATGCCAACCACGGTATTTTTGATAGGCGCGCTTTTTTGTTTTACGAAATCCTCACCACGCCTTGAAAACTGGTTACTTCAACACCCTATATATGGCCCCAGTCTTATTGCATGGCGCAAGCATGGAGCAATATCGAAAAAGGTGAAATGCATAGCCTGTTGCAGCATGTTGGTGAGCTTTATTTTGGTTTGCCTGTTCGCATCAATGCCTATTCCAGCTTACATAGGCATAGGTGTATTTATGGGAGTAGGCGCATACTTTGTGGTCACGCGCCCCAATATTCCTGCTGTCTAA
- the relA gene encoding GTP diphosphokinase — protein sequence MVSTRKVHEADRPPFEAWLDSLELSAETKDKLSAVSTIPERLLVGQEMVEILCQLNMDDATLQAALVFPYCEQHALSEEDIHEEFGGEIRDLIVGVRRMDAIKSLHARKVNGSGFAERSDEQHIDSIRRMLLAMVEDVRAVVIKMAERICALQQVKKADEETRVMVARECASIYAPLANRLGIGQLKWELEDLAFRYLHPVTYKQIAKQLDGKRRERAEYIETIVGDLQGLLDSEEIRAEVYGRPKHIFSIWKKMQKKRLTFEQLFDIRAVRIIAERLQDCYAALGTVHASYKHLPNEFDDYIATPKPNGYQSIHTVIVGPEGKSVEIQIRTQKMHQDAELGVAAHWKYKEGSTGKQSGYDERINWLRRILAWQEEVAESGDLVEELRSQVFDDRVYVFTPKGDVIDLPQGATPLDFAYYIHSNVGHRCIGAKVNGRIVPFTYLLQSGDQIEVLTGKEPNPSRDWMHPGLGYVHSSRARATIHSFFKKQDRDKNLAAGKELLERELQRAHLPAKVPNEAFEKFNLQTLDDLYTAVGAGDVRVMQVINFIHHLQEPPALEPEISPKVKTRKTAAGTGKKDAVVVQGVGHLMSQLANCCKPVPGEAILGYITQGRGVSVHKESCDQLQHLLSQHPERQIEVNWSQELKVGFETGIDIFCHDRTGLLRDITTVLANENVPLLGVNSLSDKNRQTALITISIEVQDLDTVSKVLTRLRQLKGVTDAKRKQN from the coding sequence ATGGTATCAACAAGAAAGGTCCACGAAGCAGACCGGCCCCCCTTTGAAGCCTGGCTAGACAGTCTTGAGCTAAGTGCAGAAACAAAAGATAAGCTAAGTGCAGTGTCAACTATCCCTGAGCGACTGTTGGTTGGGCAGGAAATGGTTGAGATTTTGTGTCAGCTTAATATGGATGATGCAACGCTTCAGGCTGCCCTTGTTTTTCCTTATTGCGAACAGCACGCTTTAAGTGAAGAAGATATACATGAAGAGTTTGGCGGAGAAATACGCGACCTAATCGTTGGCGTGCGCCGAATGGATGCCATCAAGTCGTTACATGCCCGTAAAGTGAATGGCTCTGGCTTTGCCGAAAGGTCAGACGAACAGCATATAGACAGTATTCGCCGCATGCTGTTAGCGATGGTGGAAGACGTGCGTGCCGTTGTGATCAAAATGGCAGAACGTATTTGTGCATTGCAACAGGTTAAGAAAGCCGATGAAGAAACCCGTGTTATGGTGGCCCGAGAGTGTGCCAGCATCTATGCGCCTTTGGCAAACCGCTTGGGCATTGGGCAGTTAAAGTGGGAACTTGAAGATCTCGCGTTTCGTTACTTACACCCTGTTACCTACAAACAAATTGCCAAGCAGTTAGACGGCAAGCGCAGAGAGCGCGCCGAGTACATAGAGACCATAGTAGGCGACTTGCAAGGCTTACTTGATAGCGAAGAAATTCGCGCTGAAGTTTATGGTCGCCCAAAGCACATTTTCAGCATCTGGAAAAAAATGCAGAAAAAGCGCCTTACGTTTGAGCAGCTTTTTGATATTCGTGCGGTGCGTATTATTGCTGAGCGACTTCAAGACTGTTACGCCGCGCTTGGTACGGTTCACGCCAGCTATAAGCACCTACCGAACGAATTCGACGACTACATTGCAACCCCTAAACCTAACGGTTACCAGTCTATTCACACGGTTATCGTGGGGCCTGAAGGGAAGTCGGTAGAGATTCAAATTCGCACGCAGAAAATGCATCAGGATGCAGAGCTGGGTGTGGCTGCTCACTGGAAATATAAAGAGGGTAGCACGGGCAAGCAGTCAGGCTATGACGAACGCATAAACTGGCTTCGCCGCATATTAGCGTGGCAAGAGGAAGTGGCCGAATCTGGCGATTTAGTTGAAGAACTTCGCAGCCAGGTGTTTGACGATAGGGTGTATGTGTTCACACCAAAAGGCGATGTTATTGACCTTCCCCAAGGCGCTACGCCGCTTGATTTTGCTTACTATATTCACAGTAATGTGGGACATCGCTGTATTGGCGCAAAAGTGAATGGGCGAATAGTCCCTTTCACTTATTTACTGCAAAGTGGCGATCAGATAGAAGTACTCACCGGAAAAGAGCCAAATCCAAGTCGCGACTGGATGCACCCAGGCCTTGGCTACGTGCATTCATCGCGGGCCCGTGCAACTATCCATTCCTTCTTTAAAAAGCAGGACAGAGACAAAAACCTTGCTGCCGGTAAAGAGCTGCTAGAACGTGAACTTCAGCGTGCCCACTTGCCTGCCAAAGTACCTAATGAAGCATTTGAGAAGTTTAACTTACAAACCCTCGATGACTTGTACACTGCGGTAGGTGCCGGTGATGTACGCGTTATGCAGGTGATTAACTTTATTCATCACTTGCAGGAGCCCCCAGCCCTAGAACCCGAAATTAGTCCTAAGGTTAAAACGCGCAAAACTGCGGCCGGGACGGGCAAAAAAGATGCAGTGGTGGTGCAGGGCGTGGGTCACTTAATGAGCCAGCTGGCGAACTGCTGTAAGCCGGTTCCCGGCGAAGCGATTTTAGGCTATATCACACAAGGCCGTGGTGTAAGCGTTCATAAAGAAAGCTGCGACCAGCTGCAACACTTGTTGTCACAGCACCCTGAGCGTCAGATAGAAGTGAATTGGTCACAAGAGCTTAAAGTAGGTTTTGAGACGGGTATTGATATATTTTGTCACGATAGAACTGGCCTGTTGCGCGACATTACTACGGTATTGGCGAATGAAAACGTACCGCTTTTAGGCGTGAACAGCCTAAGTGACAAAAATAGACAGACGGCGCTTATCACTATTTCTATAGAGGTTCAGGACCTCGATACGGTGTCTAAAGTGTTAACCCGATTGCGACAGCTTAAAGGCGTGACCGATGCAAAACGCAAACAAAACTAA
- the mazG gene encoding nucleoside triphosphate pyrophosphohydrolase, with product MQNANKTKLSEMQRLLDIMAQLRDPQSGCPWDVKQTMESLTRYIIEEAYEVADAIANGDMHDIKDELGDLLFQVVFYAQIASESKAFSFDDVAQSISDKLVRRHPHVFANSHAPEGVGDTNENVMVERTLLSDSALNAQWDAIKAQEKQLKKQRLKQDNEAIENSILDNVPKGMPALMYAQKLQKACAKVGFDWPDAAPVIDKVREEVEEIQQELDFKQRARGALKTGVAPLNSGVPDNQQAIEEEIGDALFAMVNLARHCTVDADAALRNASNKFANRFKGVERLAAEQGDKLDALTLDEMEALWQQVKQSSSAK from the coding sequence ATGCAAAACGCAAACAAAACTAAGCTTAGCGAAATGCAGCGGCTGCTAGACATTATGGCGCAGCTGCGCGACCCGCAATCTGGGTGCCCGTGGGATGTAAAACAAACCATGGAAAGCCTAACTCGCTACATCATAGAAGAAGCCTACGAAGTGGCCGATGCTATTGCCAATGGTGATATGCACGACATCAAAGACGAGTTAGGTGATTTGCTGTTTCAAGTGGTGTTCTACGCACAAATCGCTAGTGAATCGAAGGCATTTTCTTTTGACGATGTGGCGCAAAGCATTAGCGATAAGCTTGTGCGCCGGCACCCTCATGTGTTTGCTAATTCGCATGCTCCTGAGGGCGTTGGTGACACAAATGAAAACGTCATGGTCGAACGTACCCTATTGAGTGACAGTGCTTTAAACGCGCAGTGGGATGCTATTAAAGCCCAGGAAAAGCAGCTTAAAAAGCAGCGTTTAAAGCAAGACAACGAAGCAATAGAAAACAGTATTCTAGATAATGTGCCTAAAGGTATGCCAGCACTTATGTACGCGCAAAAGCTGCAGAAAGCTTGTGCAAAGGTAGGCTTTGATTGGCCTGATGCCGCACCTGTCATAGATAAAGTGCGTGAAGAAGTGGAAGAGATTCAGCAAGAGCTTGATTTCAAACAGCGAGCACGAGGGGCACTGAAGACTGGTGTTGCACCTTTAAACAGCGGCGTGCCCGACAACCAACAAGCTATTGAAGAAGAAATTGGCGATGCACTTTTTGCCATGGTTAATTTGGCAAGGCATTGCACGGTAGATGCGGATGCCGCACTTAGAAACGCCAGTAACAAGTTTGCTAACCGTTTTAAAGGCGTAGAGCGCTTAGCGGCTGAACAGGGCGACAAGCTCGACGCATTGACGCTTGATGAGATGGAAGCGCTGTGGCAGCAGGTTAAGCAGTCGTCTAGTGCTAAGTAA